In the genome of Quercus robur chromosome 3, dhQueRobu3.1, whole genome shotgun sequence, one region contains:
- the LOC126719677 gene encoding uncharacterized protein LOC126719677 translates to MAFKAGLKSRQFMVLLVKNPPRMMVEMLLKAQKYMNVEDALAAIKEIKDEHYLKSPWPLHSSSNVHDKRKYCRFHKDHDHYTEDCRNLKEQIEELIRRGKLQKFVKKGDSNRPRDDSRDKLEASSRDEDHKPHHQQNEIGEIKMITRGPSTKGSFRSLKKSYQKQVNSIHRIPPLKQRRTDRDILFSKEDAKGVKQPHDNPLVIMLMIERFNTRRILIDNNNFVDIIYLSTFQQLKVAPERLHPFDSSLVSFSGDKVYPKGIVMLIVTVGAETIDSSTKLPSDEAKGDQVLARECYQAVLATKENHTWMIEKKEEEKVEALETVELVDGEPIKTTRMEQS, encoded by the exons ATGGCCTTTAAAGCCGGGTTGAAGTCCAGGCAGTTTATGGTCTTGCTCGTGAAGAATCCCCCACGGATGATGGTGGAAATGCTTTTGAAGGCTCAGAAGTACATGAACGTTGAGGATGCTCTAGCAGCAATCAAAGAG ATTAAAGACGAGCACTACCTCAAGTCGCCATGGCCATTACACTCGTCGTCTAATGTTCATGACAAGAGGAAATACTGTCGTTTCCATAAAGATCATGACCATTACACAGAAGATTGCAGAAACCTGAAGGAGCAGATAGAGGAACTCATACGAAGAGGGAAGTTGCAAAAATTTGTAAAGAAGGGAGATTCCAATAGGCCTAGGGACGATAGCAGGGACAAGCTGGAAGCCTCTTCAAGAGATGAAGACCACAAGCCACATCATCAGCAGAATGAAATAGGAGAAATAAAGATGATCACAAGAGGGCCATCCACAAAGGGGTCGTTCAGATCCCTCAAGAAGTCATACCAGAAGCAGGTCAATAGCATTCATAGGATACCACCCCTAAAGCAAAGACGAACGGACAGGGATATCCTATTCTCAAAGGAAGATGCCAAAGGAGTGAAGCAGCCACATGACAATCCCCTTGTTATCATGCTTATGATAGAAAGGTTCAACACTAGGAGAATCCTTATAGACAACAACAACTTTGTAGACATTATCTACCTTTCTACTTTTCAACAGTTGAAGGTGGCCCCCGAAAGGTTGCATCCATTTGACTCCTCACTTGTCAGCTTCAGTGGAGACAAAGTGTATCCCAAAGGCATAGTGATGCTGATAGTCACAGTAGGGGCCGAAACAATTGACTCGTCAACTAAACTTCCTAGTG ACGAGGCAAAAGGAGATCAAGTGTTGGCTAGGGAATGCTACCAAGCGGTGTTAGCTACAAAGGAGAACCATACGTGGATGattgagaagaaagaagaagagaaggtgGAAGCCCTAGAGACTGTGGAGCTGGTAGATGGAGAACCAATAAAGACGACTAGGATGGAACAATCCTGA